Proteins co-encoded in one Odontesthes bonariensis isolate fOdoBon6 chromosome 24, fOdoBon6.hap1, whole genome shotgun sequence genomic window:
- the LOC142375334 gene encoding claudin-20-like — MLSAAIQILAFALALLGVLGATVATLLPNWKVSINVWTSIMTPVSQMQGLWMDCVWYSSGVFSCTMKSSPLALPASLQLLRAAMVLCCLVATFGLCLASLGLKCTRWGGSHRAKGHTAIAAGGCFVLASLLCLVPASMFTNEVITTFLTTDLPDSSKYQPGGALCVTFLSAGFLLAGGVIFCLSCPGNRSRRPDFASSADSDRFEPNRDERRGWEREKPKSRKSKSVKLQTDEVKPEEPKVGLRFCSSLKLPQKDIKDNYSLQEYV, encoded by the coding sequence ATGCTGTCCGCCGCCATTCAGATCCTGGCGTTCGCCCTGGCGCTGCTGGGCGTCCTCGGCGCCACGGTGGCCACTCTGCTGCCCAACTGGAAGGTGAGCATCAACGTGTGGACCAGCATCATGACCCCCGTGTCGCAGATGCAGGGTCTGTGGATGGACTGCGTGTGGTACAGCTCCGGCGTCTTCAGCTGCACCATGAAGAGCTCGCCGCTGGCGCTGCCGGCGTCCCTGCAGCTCCTGCGGGCCGCCATGGTCCTGTGCTGCCTGGTGGCCACCTTCGGACTCTGCCTCGCCTCCCTGGGGCTCAAATGCACCCGCTGGGGGGGCAGCCACAGAGCTAAGGGGCACACGGCCATAGCCGCCGGGGGCTGCTTCGTCCTGGCGAGCCTCCTCTGCCTGGTTCCTGCGTCCATGTTCACCAACGAGGTCATCACCACCTTCCTGACCACGGACCTGCCCGACAGCAGCAAGTACCAGCCCGGGGGGGCTCTGTGCgtcaccttcctctctgccgGGTTCCTGCTGGCCGGAGGCGTCATCTTCTGTCTGTCGTGTCCCGGAAACAGATCCAGGCGGCCGGACTTTGCCTCCTCCGCCGACTCCGACAGATTCGAGCCGAACCGGGATGAGCGGCGTGGGTGGGAGCGCGAGAAGCCGAAAAGCAGGAAAAGCAAAAGTGTCAAGCTGCAGACGGACGAGGTGAAGCCGGAGGAACCGAAAGTGGGTCTGAGGTTCTGCTCGTCCCTCAAACTCCCTCAAAAAGACATCAAGGACAACTACAGCCTCCAGGAGTACGTTTAA